CAGCGTGATCCAGCGCGCGCTGCTGCGCACCTCCGATGCGGAATTGCGCGCCACCCTGCCCGACGCGCACCTGGAATGGCAGCCGCGCGACGTCGTCGGCGGCGACTTCTACTTTTTCGAACGCCACGAAGGGGGCTGGTTCGCCGCCATCGCCGACTGCACGGGCCACGGCGTGCCGGGCGCCTTCATGACCCTGATCGCCTCGTCGGCCCTGAGCCAGGCCTTGCGCGAACGGGGGCCGCGCGATCCGGCCGCCCTGATCGGCGCCGTCAGCCGCGCCATCAAGACCCTGCTGGGCCAGGACGGCGCCGACAGCGGCGCGGCCACCGGCCACGCCGGCTCGAACGACGGCATGGATTGCGCCTTTTTATGCTACGACACGGCCAGCGCCAGCCTGCGTTTCGCAGGGGCGAAACTGGCGCTCTACGTGGTGGCGCCGGGCGAAGAAGCCGTGCGCGCCATCGATGGCGCGCGCATGGGCGTGGGCTACGTTGACACGCCGGCCGGCTACTGCTGGCACAACGAGACACCCGACATTCCCGCCGGCAGCCTGCTGTTCCTCACCACCGACGGCTTGCTCGACCAGATCGGCGGCGCGCGCGACATCGCCTACGGCAAGCGGCGCATGCGCGAACAGCTGCTGGCGCGGCGCGACGCTCCGGCCGGCGACGTGGCGGCGGCCCTGCTGCAGGACAGCGCCGCCTGGCAGGGAAAACAGCCACGCCGCGACGACCTGACCTTTTTCTGTTTCCGCCTGTAGTCTGGGCGCCATCGAGCCACCTTATCAACAAGACACCGGGTCACCGGCTAGCCAGGAGCACGCACGTGCTGTACGAAGAATTCAACGAGTTTTGGGATGTGGCCCGCAAGCGCAACATCATCTTTTTTTACGTGGGCTATTTCTCGCAGCACGTGGTGAGCGCCATTTCCGAAACCATCAAGGCGCGCCTCGATACGGCCGGCGCGGCCGGGCCCACCCGGCGGCGCATCTTTTCCTCGTTCATCGAGATGTCGCAAAACATCATGCATTATTCAGCCGACAGCCTGACGCCCGATGCGCAGCTGGACCAGCAGATGCGGCGCGGCTCGTTTTGCATCGGCACGCGCGGCGACAGCTTTTTTCTGCTGTGCGCCAACCCCGTCTCGACCGACAACGTGGCGCAGATCCGCGCCCGCCTGGAACCGCTGCACACGATGACGATGGAAGAAATCCGCCTCGCCTACAAGAAGGCCCTGCGCGAGGAAGCGCCATCGGACAGCAAGGGCGCGGGCCTGGGTTTTCTCACCATGGCGCGCGATGCCAGCGAGCCGCTGGAATTCGAATTCGTCCAGGACCCACAGGAACCTGGCCACACCATCTTCTGCATCAAAGCCATCATTTGAAAGAGCCGACTCAGGAAAGCATATGCAATTACCGTCACCACTGTTCATCGCCGCGACCCCGAGTTCGCCCGAAATCGACTTCCGTTTCGAGCAGCACACCCTGTCGATCAAGGGCGAGTCGTATCCGGAAAACGCGGCCGCCTTCTATGGTCCGCTGATCGCCGCCGTGCGCGCCTATCTGGAAGGCTGCCGCGAAGCTGCCATCACCGTCAACGTCTCGCTGGCCTACTTCAACAGCTCCAGCACGAAGATGCTGTTTACCCTGTTCGACACCCTGAACCAGGCGGCCGTGGACGGCAACCAGGTGCGCCTGAACTGGTATCACGACGAGGACGACGACACCATCCTGGAATTCGGCCAGGAGCTGCAGCAGGATTTTACGGCCCTCGACTTCCACGACCATCCCGTGCAGGGCAGCTAGGGCATGCGCGCCGCCATCTCCGAGTCCGGCCTGGAGCCCGACCTGTTCACCGTGGAAGCGGCAGCGCTGGCCACCGCGCGCCGCATGCACGCCGACGCCAACGCCTCGGGCGCGGAACAACGGCGCGTGCTCGGTGAACTGATCGTTCACTACGAGCGGCTGATGCGCGAGACGCGCCGCCTGATCGGCCGCAGCGACCGCGCCGAGCGCGACATGCATCTGCTGAACCGCCAGCTGCAAACCCTGGCCGGCCAGCTCGAATACCGCGCCACGCACGACCCGCTGACGGGCGCCCTGAACCGCGGCGCCGTGATCGACCACGCCTCGCGCTGCCTGGCGCAGGGTGACATGGCGCTGATCGTGCTCGATATCGACCTGTTCAAGCAAGTCAACGACGACTTCGGCCACCCGGCCGGCGACGGCGTGATCCAGGCCGTGGTCGACTGTTTAAAAGGGTTGTTGGGACAGGAAACGGCCATCGGCCGGGTCGGCGGCGAAGAATTTTCCGTGGTCTGGCCCACCTCTTCGCGCGACGAGGCGGCGCAAGTGGCGCAGCGCATCTGCGAGACGGTCGGCCGCCAGCGCCATGCGGCGCCCATCACGCGCGCCATCACCATCAGCGTGGGCCTGAGCTGGAACCGCGCCGGCACGCCGTTCGACACGGCCTACAGCCATGCGGACCAGGCCCTGTACCAGGCCAAGCGCGAAGGACGCAACTGCGTGCGCCAGTGGCTGGAAAGCTGAAGCGGCGCAATCAGCGCAGCTGTTCGCGCGCCATGCTGCCATCGCGGCGCATGGCCGCTGCCGCCCGCTGCATGGCGGCCACCTGCGCCTCGGGCACCTTGAGGTTACAGGCCAGGTAAGTCTGCACGCGGTTGAAGGTCAGCAGGGGCACCACCTTGCCCTCCCACTCCTTGCCGACGAAAGGCTTGCTGCCCACCGCCAGGCCGACGGCCCACAGGTCGATGCGCCCGAGCAGCAGCTTTTGCGGATTGATCCACTCCTGCGTCACGGGCGCCACGTTCATGCCGTGCTGGCGCAGATAATCGTCGCGCGCGTCGCCGAGCACCGTGCCGATCACCAGGCCGCGCGCATCGGCCAGGGTGCGCAGCGCCATATGCCGCTCGGCCAGGCCATACAGTATCCATTCCGCTTCGTTGAGGGGGCCGATCCAGCGAAATTGCGCTTCGCGCTCTTGCGTGCGCGTGGTGGAAAAGATGCAGGTGTCAGGCTCGCGCAGCGCCTGCGCATACGCGCGTTTCCACGGCAGCAGTTCCATCGTATAGCCGATGCCGGCGCGCGCCATGATGTCGCGCACCTTCAGCGTTTCGCGTCCCACGACGACATTGCCTTCCATCATGCTCGACGGCGGCAAATGCTCGCCGACGATGCGCAGGCCCGCCGCCCCGGCCGCCGCCGGCAGCAACAGCGCCGCCAGCAGCCATGCCATGCTTGCTTGTTTCATGCTTGCCTTCTTCTACCACAGGGGATACGCAGCCCTGCACCTGCAGGATGGTACCATCGGCCCCCGCCGGCCATGGCCAAAGGTTGTCAGCTAAACCATTATTTTTCCGTAACGTGGCTCAGGGCCAACGCCGGGATCATCATGCGAGGGGAGGATGGCGAGAAAAACAAGTGGCGGAAAACAGTAGGAGTCGAACCTACGGGAGAACGTCTGACGCCCTCCACCGGGTTTGAAGCCCGGCCACATCACCGGATGAGTGTGCTTTCCGCGGTGCCTGAGCTAGCTGTTGGGGCTGCGGTGTAGGACCACAACGCCTGCGGGCGCAATAGATGCCCATTGCCAACACGGCGAGTATAACCGACGCGGTCGAAGAATTCCAAGACCTGGATCGCCCGCTTGCGGCCCAAGCCGCTGGCGTCGCGGAAAGTGGCCGCGCCCACAGCGCCATTGCCTGCCGGTAAGCCGGCATCCTCTTCCGCCTTGCGCGCCAGTTCCCGCACCAGTTGCGCCAGCCCGGCCAGCGCCGCCTGGTGATAGAACAGGTCATGCACGACCTGGCTGATCTGCCCCGCCTTGGCAAGCTTGCGCAACAGCCGGCGCGTTTCGTCCTCGGTCAGGCCGAAACCGCGCGCCAGGTCGCGCGTCCACGGCGGATCGGCACGCCCCTGCTCCAGCGCGGCCAGCAAGGGCTCGGCCATGGCCTGCTCCTGCGGCGTCAGTTCCACGCTGTGCGTCGGCAAGTGCAGGCTGGCGCCGCGCGCCAGGATGCCGCCCTGCGCCAGCAAGCCTTCGACCAGATGGCTCCACAAGGCGTCTTCCATCTCCGCGTCGACGATGCGCTTCAGCCGCCACAGTTCCGGCCCTGCCTCGTCGGGCGCGCGCGCGTGGAAGGCCGCCAGTGCGGTGAGCACCCGCTCTTGCAGCGCCAGCAACGCGGGCGGCGCCACCAGCAGTGCATCGCCGCCGCGCAGGGCGATGCGCCGCGTGTCGGGCGGCAGCGCCAGGGCATGCGCCGGCAGCAGGGACAGGCGCACCAGCAGCGACTCGCGCAGCCCCAGCGGGCTTTGCGCCAGCAGGGCCGCATAGTCGCCGTGCGCGACAAACGCCGCCAGCGCATCGAGCCACGCCAGCCTGGCCGGGCTGCGCCGCTTGCGCGCCGGGCCGAACGGATCGAGCACCATGCCGCCGCCCACCGTCTGCGTCGCCTGCGCGTTGCGCACGACGAAGCGGTCGCCCGGCACGCCGTGCATGGGCGCCTCGAACACCAGTTGCACCCTGCCCGTCTGGCCCGGCGACAGGGTTTCGCCATCGAGCATGACGGCGCGCGCCAGCTGGTGCGCCGCGCCCAGGTGCACGTGCAGCGGCGACCAGGCTTTCAGCTGCACGCCGGCGTCGGGCAGCAGGGTCAGTTCCACGTCCAGGCGCTCGGAACACTGCGCCAGCTCGGGCGCGACGATCCAGTTGCCCCGTTCGATGCGCTCGCGGTCGATGCCGGCCAGGTTCAGCGCCAGGCGCTGGCCTGCCATGCCCGTCTCGGCCGCGCGGTTCTGCGCATGGATGCTGCGCACGCGCGCAGGCGCGCCGCCGGGCGCCAGCTGCAGCATGTCGCCCACCTGTGCGCATCCCGCCAGCGCCGTGCCGGTGACGATGGTGCCCTGCCCCGACAAGGTGAACACGCGGTCCACGCCCAGGCGGAACAGCCGGCGCTCGTCGCGTTGCGGCAGGCTGCGCGCCACCTGCGTCAGGTGCGCCAGCAAGGCGGCCACGCCCGCATCGTTGTCGCGATGGGCGGCGGTGGGGAAGACCGGGCTGCCCGCCAGCGGCGTGCCGGCCAGCAGCGCTTCGATGTCCGCCTCCACCTGCGCCACGCGGGCGCTGTCTGCGCGGTCGATCTTGGTCAATGCCACGGCGCCGCGCGTCACGCCCAGCAGCTGCAAGATGGCCAGGTGCTCGTGCGTCTGCGGCATGACGCCGTCGTCGGCCGCCACCACGAGCAGTGCGAAGTCGATGCCCGTCACGCCGGACGCCATGGTGCGGATGAATTTTTCGTGGCCTGGCACGTCGATCACGCCCAGCACCGTGCCATCGGCCAGCGGCAGATAGGCGTAACCGAGTTCAATCGAGATGCCGCGCGCCTGCTCTTCCTTGAGGCGGTCCGTGTGCACACCGGTCAATGCGCGCGTGAGGGTCGTCTTGCCATGGTCGATATGGCCTGCGGTGCCGACGATCATGCGGACAACTCGGCGAGCTGCGCGATGAAGGCCGTCTCGTGCGCCGCTTCCAGGCAGCGCAAATCGAGCCACAACGTGTCTTGCCCGATGCGCCCGATCACGGGGCGCGGCATGGCGCGCAGGCGCTGTTCCAGCGTTCCCAATGGATTGCTCAGGCGCGAACCGGGGGCGCTGCGGACGGCCAGGCCAAAGCTGGGCAGCTGGTCGACGGGCAAGGCGCCGCTGCCGATCTGGCTGGTCACGGTTTCGGCGCTGACCACATAGGCGGCACCGAGTACGTTTTGCAGCAGCGGCAGCAGGGTTTGCGCCTGCGCGCGCATGGCGCAAGCGGGACGCGTTAGCAGGCGCAAGGTGGTCAGGCGTTCGGCCAGCAAGTCCGGCGCGCGGTACAGCTGCAGCACGGGGGCCAGGGCCGCCAGGGTGAGTTTGCCCACGCGCAGCGCGCGTTTCAGGGGATTGCGCTTGATCTTCGCGATCAAATCGGCACGCCCGACGATGACGCCGCATTGCGGGCCGCCCAGCAATTTGTCGCCGCTGAAGGTCACCAGGTCGGCGCCCGCCTCGATGGTTTCGCGCACCGTCGTTTCATGCGGCAGCCCGTATTGCGCCAGGTCGACCAGGGTACCGCTGCCCAGGTCCACGGCCGTCGGCACGCCGTGTTGTGCCGCCAGCGGCACCAGTTCGTCGAGCTCCACGCTTTTCGTGAAACCGGTGATCGCGTAATTGCTGCAATGAACCTTCATCAGCAGGCTTGTCTGCGCGTTGATCGCGTCCGCATAATCGGCCAGGTGCGTACGGTTGGTGCTGCCCACTTCGCGCAGCACGGCACCCGCGCGCGTCATCACGTCCGGGATGCGGAAGGCGCCGCCGATTTCCACCAGCTCGCCGCGCGAGACGATCACCTCTTTGTTCTGCGCCAGGGTATTCAACATCAGCAGCACGGCGGCCGCATTGTTGTTGACGATGGTGGCCGCTTCGGCCCCCGTCAGTTCGCGCAGCAATTCCTCGACCAGGTCGTCGCGGTCGCCGCGCTTGCCCGTTTCCAGGTCGAATTCCAGGTTCATCGGCCACTGCAGCGCCTCGACCACGGCTTGCACGGCGGCGTCGGGCAGCAACGCGCGGCCCAGGTTCGTGTGCAGCACGGTGCCCGTCAGGTTGAACACGGGGCGCAGCCGCGGGCGCGCTTGCGATTGCAGCCGTTCGTCCACCTGCGCGACGATGGCGGCGATCGACGCGCCCTCTTCGCAGAAGTTACCAAAACCCGCACCGGCCAGCATGGCGGTGCGCAGTTCGGCCAGCACGGCGCGCGCGCAGGCCAGGGTCTGCACGCGGCCGTAGTGCGCAATCAGGGCCAGGCAAGCCGCGTCGCCCAGGATGCGGTCTACCGATGGCAGGCGCACGGTCTGCCCCGTCGTCATGCTGGCTGGCCCTCGCCGCTTTCGCTCTTCCCCAGCCACAGCAGCGGATTGCCGCTGGCGCGCTGGTAGCCCGCTTCGCCCACCAGCAGGTCGAGCATCAGGCTGGCCAGGTCGTCGGCCAGCGGTTCGACGTTGTAATCGTGTTCCTGGTTGAAGACTTTTCGATAGGTATGGCAATCGTCGCAGGTTTCCGCGCGCGCCACCTTTTTCGGGTCATTCGCCTTGTTCGGCAATTTGTCGTCCTTCGCCGTCACGGGGTCGAACGGGGCGGCATCGGCCGCATCGAGGCCC
This window of the Janthinobacterium agaricidamnosum genome carries:
- the selA gene encoding L-seryl-tRNA(Sec) selenium transferase; the protein is MTTGQTVRLPSVDRILGDAACLALIAHYGRVQTLACARAVLAELRTAMLAGAGFGNFCEEGASIAAIVAQVDERLQSQARPRLRPVFNLTGTVLHTNLGRALLPDAAVQAVVEALQWPMNLEFDLETGKRGDRDDLVEELLRELTGAEAATIVNNNAAAVLLMLNTLAQNKEVIVSRGELVEIGGAFRIPDVMTRAGAVLREVGSTNRTHLADYADAINAQTSLLMKVHCSNYAITGFTKSVELDELVPLAAQHGVPTAVDLGSGTLVDLAQYGLPHETTVRETIEAGADLVTFSGDKLLGGPQCGVIVGRADLIAKIKRNPLKRALRVGKLTLAALAPVLQLYRAPDLLAERLTTLRLLTRPACAMRAQAQTLLPLLQNVLGAAYVVSAETVTSQIGSGALPVDQLPSFGLAVRSAPGSRLSNPLGTLEQRLRAMPRPVIGRIGQDTLWLDLRCLEAAHETAFIAQLAELSA
- a CDS encoding substrate-binding periplasmic protein, translated to MKQASMAWLLAALLLPAAAGAAGLRIVGEHLPPSSMMEGNVVVGRETLKVRDIMARAGIGYTMELLPWKRAYAQALREPDTCIFSTTRTQEREAQFRWIGPLNEAEWILYGLAERHMALRTLADARGLVIGTVLGDARDDYLRQHGMNVAPVTQEWINPQKLLLGRIDLWAVGLAVGSKPFVGKEWEGKVVPLLTFNRVQTYLACNLKVPEAQVAAMQRAAAAMRRDGSMAREQLR
- a CDS encoding DUF1987 domain-containing protein, producing the protein MQLPSPLFIAATPSSPEIDFRFEQHTLSIKGESYPENAAAFYGPLIAAVRAYLEGCREAAITVNVSLAYFNSSSTKMLFTLFDTLNQAAVDGNQVRLNWYHDEDDDTILEFGQELQQDFTALDFHDHPVQGS
- a CDS encoding SpoIIE family protein phosphatase; protein product: MHLPRYRTSVALDLCVPTESVQADASNFAVLELFTERRDMMSLPVTEQQKPIGLISRNIFMSQMSKPFYHEVYGKKSCIAFMDKEPLIVDGAMSIEDLTFRAVEAGEKALADGFIITEDGALAGVGFGLQLMNVVATMQAEKNRQIMHSIDYASVIQRALLRTSDAELRATLPDAHLEWQPRDVVGGDFYFFERHEGGWFAAIADCTGHGVPGAFMTLIASSALSQALRERGPRDPAALIGAVSRAIKTLLGQDGADSGAATGHAGSNDGMDCAFLCYDTASASLRFAGAKLALYVVAPGEEAVRAIDGARMGVGYVDTPAGYCWHNETPDIPAGSLLFLTTDGLLDQIGGARDIAYGKRRMREQLLARRDAPAGDVAAALLQDSAAWQGKQPRRDDLTFFCFRL
- the selB gene encoding selenocysteine-specific translation elongation factor — protein: MIVGTAGHIDHGKTTLTRALTGVHTDRLKEEQARGISIELGYAYLPLADGTVLGVIDVPGHEKFIRTMASGVTGIDFALLVVAADDGVMPQTHEHLAILQLLGVTRGAVALTKIDRADSARVAQVEADIEALLAGTPLAGSPVFPTAAHRDNDAGVAALLAHLTQVARSLPQRDERRLFRLGVDRVFTLSGQGTIVTGTALAGCAQVGDMLQLAPGGAPARVRSIHAQNRAAETGMAGQRLALNLAGIDRERIERGNWIVAPELAQCSERLDVELTLLPDAGVQLKAWSPLHVHLGAAHQLARAVMLDGETLSPGQTGRVQLVFEAPMHGVPGDRFVVRNAQATQTVGGGMVLDPFGPARKRRSPARLAWLDALAAFVAHGDYAALLAQSPLGLRESLLVRLSLLPAHALALPPDTRRIALRGGDALLVAPPALLALQERVLTALAAFHARAPDEAGPELWRLKRIVDAEMEDALWSHLVEGLLAQGGILARGASLHLPTHSVELTPQEQAMAEPLLAALEQGRADPPWTRDLARGFGLTEDETRRLLRKLAKAGQISQVVHDLFYHQAALAGLAQLVRELARKAEEDAGLPAGNGAVGAATFRDASGLGRKRAIQVLEFFDRVGYTRRVGNGHLLRPQALWSYTAAPTASSGTAESTLIR
- a CDS encoding GGDEF domain-containing protein; this translates as MRAAISESGLEPDLFTVEAAALATARRMHADANASGAEQRRVLGELIVHYERLMRETRRLIGRSDRAERDMHLLNRQLQTLAGQLEYRATHDPLTGALNRGAVIDHASRCLAQGDMALIVLDIDLFKQVNDDFGHPAGDGVIQAVVDCLKGLLGQETAIGRVGGEEFSVVWPTSSRDEAAQVAQRICETVGRQRHAAPITRAITISVGLSWNRAGTPFDTAYSHADQALYQAKREGRNCVRQWLES
- a CDS encoding SiaB family protein kinase, with product MLYEEFNEFWDVARKRNIIFFYVGYFSQHVVSAISETIKARLDTAGAAGPTRRRIFSSFIEMSQNIMHYSADSLTPDAQLDQQMRRGSFCIGTRGDSFFLLCANPVSTDNVAQIRARLEPLHTMTMEEIRLAYKKALREEAPSDSKGAGLGFLTMARDASEPLEFEFVQDPQEPGHTIFCIKAII